The Thermodesulfatator atlanticus DSM 21156 genome contains the following window.
CGAAAATTGTAAGCGTAAGCCTCAATTAGCACCCATAGTCATTCAGGAAATAGCCATGGCGCTCAAAACTCTCACGTAGACGGATTTTTTTTGCTGGTTCAAGGGCATAGTATTTTTGCAAAAATTTCACTGCCGAAGCTCCTTCACCACAGGCTGCTTCAAATAGGTCTCTAGTTTCTTTTTCGTCTAAATGGGCTTCTTCAAGTATTTGCTTAAGCTCTTTTTTTCCACAAAGGCGTTTTTCTATAACGGAAGAACCGACATTTTTTTGGCCAATTATTACCCACGGGCAGTCTAGCTCACCACTGCCATCCTTTCCGTAATACAAATAAAACCCCTTTCCGCTACAACTCACAAAAAAAACTGAAGAAACAATAAGCAGCAACAAAATCTTCATTTAATACACCCTCCTTTTCATAGAACTTTAGTATGAATAAAGGTCAAAAGCAATCTCTGAGTTAACAAATCCGGAAAGCAAATTTCCTTTGCAAAAAATGGGAGAGGACTCCTTGCAGTTGGGCTTACAATTTTAGATCTCAGCAGTTTTGCAAAGTTTCGAAATTTTATAACTTGTCTTTTTAAACAGTTTTGATGTTTAATTAGGCCAGGAGGTGAATATTGGAAGTTTTCATTGCAGGTGGAACCGGATTTGTAGGGCCATATCTTGCGCGCGCCTTATTAGAAAGGGGCTTTAAAGTTAAGGTTTTGGTAAGGCGTCCTGAAAAAGCCTTGGTAGTTCCCCAGGGAGTTTCTCTTTCTTATGGTAATCCCACTGTTGCAGGAGATTGGCTTCATGATTGTGCTAAAGCAGACGTTGTTATCAATCTTGTAGGCACCAATATTTTTGCTCGCTGGACTAAAGCTTATAAAGAACTCATTCGGGAAAGCCGCTTAAGCGCTACCAAAAACATAGTTTCGGTACTTTCCAAAGGGCAAACTTTATTGAACGCTTCTGCAGTGGGATACTATGGCGCAGATCGCGGGGAAGAAGAAATCACCGAGGAAAGCGCTCCTGGAAAAGACTTTTTAGCAAAGGTATGCCAGGAATGGGAAGAAATGGCTTTTTCAGCCACTCAAAAAGGCGTTCGCGTCTGCACCTTGCGTTTTGGGATAATACTTGGCCAAAAAGGTGGGGCCTTATCAAAAATGCTGCTCCCCTTTAAATTGGGCTTAGGTGGACCCATTGGAAAAGGCAACCAGTGGTTTCCTTGGATACATATCGAAGACGTAGCCCGTGGAAGCATTTTTCTCATAAAAGATAAAAAACTATCTGGGCCTTTTAATTTCGTTGCGCCTCAAATAGTAAGAAACAAGGAATTTGCCAAAACCCTTGCCCGGGTGCTTAAGCGTCCTGCTGTTATGTCGGTCCCCCCAAAGATGCTTGAGATGATTTTTGGAGAACTTGCAATGCTTCTCACAGGAGGAGTTAAAGCTCGGCCTAAAAGGCTTCTTGATGCAGGATACAAATTTTCGTTTCCTGAACTTTACCCTGCTTTACAGGACCTTTTAAAGAAAAAGCTTTTCAGGCGATAAGAACTAAAGGGGGTAGAAATATGGAATGTCAATTTGAAATGTTAGAGGAAATGATAGAAGACGACACAGAGTTTACGATAGAAACACTTGGGCCCTGTAAGGTTGACAATCCCCTTAAAAAAGAACCGATATGCTACGTCACAGATGATATGAAAGTGGCCCTCAAAATTTCAGAGGGCTATCTTAAAAAATGCCTGGAAGAGGGAAAACTTCCGCCAACAGTAGAGCTTGCCGGACCAAGGCCTAAAATCTATTTTGATCCCGCTAAAACCAGAGCCGCTATAGTAACCTGCGGAGGGCTTTGCCCAGGAATTAACGACGTAATTCGCTCTATTGTGTTGACCCTTTATTTTTCCTATGGCGTAAGACACATTTTCGGCATTCGTTATGGCTTACAGGGCTTTATCCCTAAATACGGCCACGATGTGATGTATCTTACCCCTGACGTAGTGTCCAACATCCACGAACTAGGCGGGACTATCTTAGGCACTTCGCGGGGGCATCAGCCCATTGACGAGATTGTTGATGCCCTTGAGCGGCTAAACGTACAAATACTTTTCATGATTGGTGGAGACGGTACTTTCAGGGCGGCAAGTCTCATCAAAGAAGAAATAGACCGGCGCGGTCTTAAAATAGCCGTAGTTGCTGTGCCCAAAACCATCGACAACGACATTTACCTCACGTCTAAAACATTTGGCTTTGATACTGCGGTAGAAATGGCCTGTCAGGCCATAAGATGTGCCCACACCGAGGCCATTGCCGTGCCAAACGGAGTAGGCCTTGTGAAAGTGATGGGACGCTATGCTGGATTTATTGCTGCTGCGGCTACCCTTGCGCGCAAAGAAGTTAATTTCTGTCTGATTCCAGAAGATGACTTTGACCTTGAGCCCCCAAACGGTCTTCTCTCCGCGCTAGAGGCGCGCCTTGAAGCCCGCAAACATGCGGTCATCGTGGTAGCTGAAGGTGCCGGGCAAAAATATGTCCGCCCTGATCCACCAGAATACGACGCCTCAGGCAATCTAAAGCTAGGGGATATAGGCAAATTCTTAAAAGATAAAATCAAAGAACACTTCACCCAAAAAGGTCAGGAGATTTATATCCGGTATATTGATCCCAGCTATATTGTCCGTAGTGTACCTGCCATTGTAGATGATCGTATTTATTGTGGCTTTTTGGGGCAATATGCCACCCATGCAGCCATGGCAGGGAAAACCGGTTTGATGGTAAGCTACTTAAACGACCGTTATATCCATGTTCCCCTTTCTGCTGCAGTTAAAAAACGCAAACAAGTAGACCTCAGAAGCCGTTTCTGGCAATCTGTGCTGGAGTCCACCGGACAACCACCTCTTAAAAACTAAAAGAAAAGGCGGAGGAGAAATGAAGGCTATTATCCTTGCTGGAGGATCAGGTACAAGGCTTTGGCCGCTTTCCCGTAAAGACTATCCCAAACAATTTCTCAAGCTAAATGGCGAACGCTCCCTTTTACGACAAACCTTTGACCGCTTGCTTACCTTTTTAAGACCAGAAGACATTCTTATCCTTACCTGTGAGGACTATAAATTTCACGTAAAAGAACACCTTTCAGACACAAACGGCTATCATCTCCTCTGTGAGCCTTTGGGGCGCAATACCGGCCCTGCGATTGCCTATGGTTTCAAATACGCCTGTGAAGTATTGGGGTTTGACCCGCAAGAGGCGTTTTTGATTTGCCCCTCTGACCACCTCATCGAACCAGTAGAGACTTTTGCAAGCACAGTTCAAGCCGCAGAAAAAATCGCCCAAGAAAACTACCTAGTTACTTTTGGCATCTCTCCAAAACGCCCAGAGACAGGTTATGGCTATATCAAGCAAGGGGAGCCGCTTTGCAAAAACAAAGAGTGTTTCGCTTATAAAGTAGCCCGTTTTACCGAAAAACCAGACCTAGAGACCGCAAAATCTTATCTTGCTGAAGGTGGTTATTACTGGAATGCCGGTATTTTTCTCTTCACCCCAGAAACCTTCGCAAAAGAACTTTCTAAATGCGCCCCTGATATTTACGGGCTTTACGAAAAAGGCTTTGCCGCCATGGGCAAAGAATTCGCCCAAATGCCGGATATCTCCATTGACTACGCGCTCATGGAAAAATCAACTCAGGTAGCGGTTGTTCCACTTGACGTTTACTGGAACGACATCGGCTCCTGGGACGCCTTATTTGACGTGCTTCAAAAAGACGAACACGGAAACGCCAAAACAGGTCGCGTGATTAGCATTGAGACCCAAAATAGCATGATCCTTGGGCAAAAACGCCTCATAGCTACCATTGGGATTGAAGACCATTTGGTTGTAGAAACCCCTGACGCCATTTTGATAGTGAAGCGGGGAGACGCCCAAAAGGTTAGCCAGCTTGTAAAAAGCTTACGAGAAGAAGGCTACCCTGAGGCTCTAGAACACGTTACCACCTATCGTCCCTGGGGAAGTTACACCGTTCTAGAAGCAGGACCGCGCTACAAAATAAAGCGTATTGTGGTCAAACCAGGCGAACGCCTAAGTCTTCAGATGCATTATCACCGCTCTGAACACTGGGTAGTGGTGAGAGGTACGGCTAAAGTTCAAATAGGCGATGAAGAAATGTTTTTGCACGAAAACGAATCGATATTCGTGCCCAAATCCACCAAACATCGCCTGGAAAACCCGGGAAAAATCCCTTTGGAAATTATCGAAGTCCAGAACGGAGAATACCTTGGCGAAGATGATATCGTAAGATTCGACGACATTTACGGACGCTCTAAAAAGTAAAAACACTTTATCGCCAGTTTCTTTTCCTAATAGTTTGGTATAGAATAAATGTATGACCATAACGGAATTTGTGGCAACTTTTGCCACTAATTTTTTCCATATCCTGGCAAGTATTGCCCCTTATTTTCTGGTTGGGCTTTTAATAGCAGGTCTTATAAAGGCGCTCATTCCTCAGGAAAAACTGGCCACCCATCTGGGGGCAAGCAAAGTCTCAGCCATCTTTAAGGCTGCTGCCTTAGGGGTTCCCCTTCCTCTGTGTTCGTGTAGTGTTTTGCCCGTGGCACTTTCATTAGCACGTCACGGTGCCGGGCTTCCGGCCACGGTGGCCTTTTTGGTAGCCACCCCACAAACGAGCATTGACGCCCTTTTTATTACTTTTGGGCTTTTTGGCTTGCCCTTTGCCGTAAGCTACGCCCTTGCGGCCTTAACCGCAGGCATTGCCGCGGGATTCATTAGCTTTTTGGTGATAAGAGACAAAAAGATTTCATTGGTCCCTGAAGACTTATCTCCTTGTTGCGCCCAAAATCGTTCAAGTCCTCTAAGAGAAGCCCTTCATTACAGTTTTGGGGACCTGATGGCAGAGCTTGCCAGACCGCTGGCCATAGGCCTTATTCTGGCAGCGCTTTTGGTTACCATTCTGCCTCCAGGGTACCTTGGGCAAAAAGTTAGCCCTGGATTTTGGCAATACCTGGCGATGCTGCTTACCGGTGTCCCCCTTTACATGTGTTCTACGGGTTCTCTGCCTTTGGCCTATTCTTTTTATTTGCAAGGATTTTCGCCAGGAAGTCTCCTGGTTTTTCTAATGAGCGGGCCAGCAACCAATGTCGCTTCCTTGGTTATCATTCGAAAGATTTTCGGCACAAAGACCTTTGCTGTTTACGCCTTATCTCTTATTGGGTTTTCTATCATCGCAGGCATAATACTTGATTTTTTGTGGCAAGAGGGAAGCTTTGTCTTCAAGCCTCCGGTGGATAGGGGCGCACATTTATCAGTTTTAAACGTCCTGGCAGCAGCTGTTTTGGGAACGCTAATTATCATGCATTTGCTGAAGTCTTATTTCAGGCGCGCCAAAACCTGTACGTGTAAAAGCTAGTCTATCTGAGCAAGGCCTTGGAGTTTCCCCGCCCAAAAAGAAGTTGCTCTGGGGTAAATCTTTGCAAATTCAACATGCAAATAGCCATCTTTCCATTCTTCCCTGCGAATTTCTATACGCACCTGGGCGGTACGGAAATGGGCCAAAAGGGCATGTAGGGCTTCTTTATGTTTGAGCCTGACCCTGAAGACTTCTTCTACCGGCTCACCCTGCGATACACCATCAAGGAGCTTTTTTATTTCGCCAAAAAGGGCACTTCCAAGCTCTTTGGAAAAGGCTTCGTCAAAGGGCTGGCCAAGCTCCCAACGAGTAATGGCTATACGCACCAGCCGATGCACAATGTAGCTGGCATCAAGCTCACCAATGTAAGGAAAGGCCACGCGCAGGTCGGACACATTTGACGCTGAAGTAACGTATTTGATAACCCGGCCGTAGCGCAAAGACGCAGGCTTAATAACTATCCCTTCCCTTCCTTCTTCATCGTAGTGCAAAATGAGTTTTTTAAGGGAAGAAATATCATCAGGTTGATAGGGCCCGTTAATCTCTGGTGTTCTGAATTCATAAGCTTGCAAAAGCTTATACTTTTCTTCAGGAGGCAAAAAAGTCTCTTTTTCAAGGTCAAACAAATCAAACACAAAGAATAAAACGTCTTCTTTTACGTAAGGCGGCCATTCTGAGACAAAAGGATTTTCCGGGCCTGCTACCTCACAACACACCACCAGCTGCGGATACTTTTCAAAAAATTCCGGAAGCCTTGGCAAAAAATCCAGATAGCGATCCGTAGCAAATGGGCATACGTAGCCCCTTCGGGTAAAGGCCTTTATCTCGCCAAATACTTTGGCCAACCTGACGTTATAGCCTTCGATTTTTTCTTCCGCATAAAAGGGCCCACGTAGGTAGCGGGGAATGCCTGTTTCAAGTACAAATACCCTGGGGATACTAGGAAAGCCCGGCATAAAAAAGTGTGGCCCTACTACTGTGCCAGCGAGAAAACCGCGGAACTCACGCTTGAAACGAAACGCGGGTTTTTTAAGACCCTCTATGAAAAGGAGCTTTCCCTGCTCGTGGGCCTTTGCCAAGTCTTCAAAGGGAACTTTGCGCAACCTGCGATTGGCCTTATAAACTTCTTCAAGTAGCTTTTTTTGCCTTTCCAGCTCTTCAACCAGCATAATTCATTTTAACCCGTGTTTTAATTTTTATTCTACTTATTTGTGAATCAGGTTAAAGGATACCCTCTGTCCATCTTATATATCAATTTATTTGGCTGTTCTTAAGGTCTGGGATCCGTTCCCATTTGTCGAAACGAAAAATAGGAATGATTCTTCTTGTCTTAACAAGACTGATCTCGGTTATTTTTGCAAAGGTGTCGATTTATTGAGAATCTTCTATAAGAAATTCGCACTCTTGCAAAATATGTCTGAGATATGGTTCTACTTTTTTCACGTTACCACCTCAACTTTTCTTATGTGGGGTTTTATGAAGGGACTTATGCTTTTTTCTGTTAAAAGGTCAACCTTTACGCCAAGAAGTTCACTCAGTTCTTCCTCAATTTTTACAAGCTCAATAAGAGTAGGTGTTTCATAAAATTGCACAACTAGATCCAGATCACTTTTTTCTGTTTGTTTGCCTTCAACATAAGAACCAAAAATTTTCAATTTCTTTATGCGATATCTATTTTTCAATTCTTTTTTATGCTGTGAAAGGATTTGAATGAGTTCATTTAGTGTTTTTGAATTTTTTTTCATCTTATCCTCATCTTCTCATTTTTTGGGCCGGTATAATAAAGCTATTTTATTATTGTCGGGGTTATGAAATTTTACCGAGGTGTGCATGAGGCGCCAAATTTTACGGGTAAGTGGATCGCGGCCCTGGTGTGCGGGAATAGCAGTCCAGGTGCCAATGCAGGGGATTTTCGGCGATTTATTAGCGGATGATGTTCAATGTGCATTCTTTGGGGACAGTTTGTTCCCAATAATTGCGTTGCCATACCTGTGCGTCCGGTCTTTCCCATAGGTCGCTGATGTGGCGGGTGACAGCGGATTTGAATGAACCCTAGCACGGCCCCTAACGACCCAATGCGGCGCCACGCAGGACATTTTTTGGTAGGGGCAACGCATGCGTCGCCCCTACATGGTTTACAATTCAAATAATACCACGTACATGGCTAGACATCAGCACGGATGCGTCCAATCCCACACGGGAGAAGTGGTCTGTGGTTTCCCCAAGATGCCTGGCATGATTTCCATTAACTTAATTTCCCCTTTCTGAGGTGTCCGGATTTTTAGGTGGCCGTAATTAAACCGTTCCCAAAAAAGAAACAATCCCTGGGGTATCAAGGTCTCCCCTTACTTCTGGAGAAAAGTCAGGGATAAAATGTTTGATCACCCACAAGTTTGTAAAAAAATGTCTGGTTAATCTTGAAGTATCAAAGCAAAAAGGCATCCTGGTGATAGCAAGGGGCAAAAGGAGCTGGTCTGCCAGGTAGGGGTCAACTGCTTTTTGCGTCTTATAAAACTCGAAAAAAGCAAAAACTGCCTCTTCGGCCACTTTTTCCGCAGGCTTTCCCTTTTTACCTAGGGAAAAAAATCCTGCCCGCTTTGCCCCTTCAGAAATGGCCACAAAAACAACTGTCCCCGGGCTCTTGGCCCAGGCTTTTTCAAGTTTTACTTCGGGCTCAAATCCCTTTTCGGCTAATATTTCCGAGGCTGCCTTAGCCTGTCTCGTGCGAATATGGGAAGGCAAATCTTCGGTTACCACAGAAAGAACTTTTACTTTTTTCGTTTTATACGGGCCGCATAATTCAAAAGGTTCGCTGATTTCTTTTTGAGGGGCAATTTTTACGCTTACTTCTCCGCCTCCTGCAGGGTAAAAACCATATCTTCTCAGCTCAAAGGCAAAAGAAAATCCAAGCTGTTCAAGAATGGGAGCATAGACTTCTGCAAGATAGTGATAACAAGGGGCGTAAGGCACATGGGTGCCACCTTTTAAAAGGAGCTTAGAGGCCCCGGCACACGCCAGCGCAAGGCCTACGGTTTGAAAGACCAATGCCGTGGCCCCGGCTGTCCCAATATCAAAATGATAGGAACCAGGTTTTACCTTTTTCGGATGAAAGGAAAGATAAAGAGAACCTACCCGTGCGCCTTCTACTTCTGCGCCTGAGATTTTCTGGGCAGCCTTAACGCAGGTAAGGTGTTGAGGGCGAAGGCCTGGTTTTGGTCTTTTGGCGCGGATATTAACCAGCTCAAAAGACTTTTGAGTAAGCATAGAAAGCGTAAGCGCGGTACGGAGGATCTGGCCCCCACCTTCACCATATGAGCCGTCTATTCTTATCATCTCCTGAAACACGCTATTAGGTGCCCTTGCGAAACTTCTCTTAATGCTGGGGTCTCTTCTTTACAGGAAGATAATGCTTCCTGACAACGATGGAAGAACGGACAGCCCTTTTCTACTTTGGTGGGATCAAGGGGCTCCCCTTGAATAAGACGTCTTTGCTTACGAAGCGTAGGATCAGGCTCAGGCACCGCTTCAAGTAGCATTTCAGTATAAGGATGATGCGGAAGGGCATAAAAATTCGTAACCGGTGAGACTTCTACCACCCGGCCAAGATACATAACCGCCACCCGATGACTTAAGAAAAGCACCAGGGGAAGATCATGAGAGATAAAAAAGTAAGTAAGGCACCTTTCTTGTTTTAGTTTTAAGAGCAACTCGAGCATTTGTGCCTGTACAGAAACATCAAGGGCAGAGGTGGGTTCATCAAGAATCAAAAGTTCAGGCGAAAGGATAAGGGCCCTTGCAAGGGCTATGCGCTGACGCTGACCGCCGCTAAACTGATGGGGATAACGTTTCATGTCTTCCTCGCTAAGCCTTACCAGCGCAAGCATCTGAGCAACCCTTTCTCGAAGGGCTTTTTTCTCAGTGCAAAGTTTGTGGATGACCAAAGGCTCTGCAAGCAGATCAAAAATCTTTTTACGGGGGTTTAGCGAAGAATAAGGATCCTGAAAGACAATCTGGACCTTGCGCCTTATCTGGCGGCGCTCTTTTTCTGAAAGAGAAGAAAGGATTTTCCCCTCAAAAAGGACCTCGCCTTTTTCCGGAAGTTCAAGCCCCAAAGCAAGCCTTGCCAGGGTGCTTTTGCCACAGCCAGACTCTCCAAGCACCCCTAAGATTTCTTCGCGCCCTACCGCAAGGTTCACCTCTCGCACCGCATAAAAGGCCCTTTTCGGTGCGAAAAAGCCCCGCCTTAAATGATAAATCTTCGAGACGTTTCTAAACGTAAGGATCTCAGACATAAAAACACCTTACCAAATGGCCATCTCCGCTGGCTCTTAAAGAAGGTTCTTCTTCAAAACAGCGTTTTTGTGCGATGGGGCAGCGCTCAGAAAACTTACATCCCTTGGGTCTTGCGCCAGGCGGGGGAACATGGCCGGAAAGTGCCTTAAGGCTTTTTTTGCCAGGCTGAGGCAACGCTTCAAGTAAAGCCTTGGTGTAAGGGTGTAGTGGATTTTTAAAAAGCTCCACGCAACTTGCTTGCTCAACTAAGCGCCCTGCATACATAACCGCCACCCTATCAGCTAATTCAGCCACCACTCCGAGATCGTGTGAGATAAGAAGAATGGCAAGGTCGCGGGTTTCGCGAAGTTTGCGCAAAAGCTCAAGGATCTGAGCCTGGATAGTGACATCAAGGGCGGTGGTTGGTTCATCTGCAATGAGAAGGGAAGGGTTTCCCGCAAGGGCCATGGCAATCATTACCCGCTGGCGCATACCCCCTGAAAGTTCGTGAGGATAAGACTTAAGGCGCTCTTTTGGCGCAGGAATTCCAACTTCTGCCAAAAGCGAAGCTGCTTGCTCCAGGGCTTTTTTAAAAGAAATTTTTTGGTGCAAAACAAGGACCTCTGCCACCTGGTAACCCACGGTAAAGACGGGGTTAAGGCTAACCATAGGGTCTTGAAAAATCATGGCAATACGCCCGCCACGAATAGCCCGCATTTCCTCTTGAGAAAGCTCAAAGAGATTCTTGCCTTGGAAAAAGAGCTTCCCCCTGGCCTCAACACCTGAAGGCAAAAGGCGCATTATAGCAAGGCCGGTAAGGCTTTTGCCACAGCCTGATTCACCCACCAAGGCCAGGATTTCTCCTGAAGCAACATCAAAGGACAAATTTTCCACAATGGGAGTTCTTGACTTAGCCAAAAAGATGTTTAGGTCTTTTGCCTCTAATAATTTCATCTTGACAAGCATAACATCAAACCCATTTTTCAGGCAGCAGAAAAAGGAGGTTAAAGATGTTTCCCATACAGGACGATGCCCCCCGTCGTGGGGTGCCGGTGGCCACTTACATTTTGATAGCTATCAATGTTTTGGTATTTCTTCTTGAGGTTTCGCTGCCAAGGGGTTTGGTAGAGCAGATTATTTATTATCTTGGAGTGGTCCCGGCCCGGTACACCCATCCCATGGGAGCTGAACTTTTCCCCGGACTTAAATACCTTGCCTTTGTCACGTGTCTTTTCTTGCATGGGAGCTGGATTCACCTCATTGGAAACATGTGGACACTCTGGATTTTTGGAGACAATGTAGAAGACCGCATGGGAAGCCTTCGTTTTGTAATTTTTTATTTTCTGTGTGGATTTTGTGCCAGCCTTTTTCATATTTACATGCATCCTGATTCGACCATCCCAACCATTGGTGCCTCAGGAGCTATCTCCGGGGTGCTTGGAGCTTATTATGCGCTCTTCCCCTTGGCAAGGATCGTGGTCATGATTCCCATCTTCATTTTTCCGTTCTTCTTTGAAATTCCTGCGGTTTTATACCTGGCGTGGTGGTTTTTTATACAGGTCTTTTCAGGCACCCTTTCCGTGGTGCAAGGACAAATCGTGGGGGGAGTGGCCTGGTGGGCTCACGCCGGCGGTTTCTTAGCAGGCCTTTTTTTCCACCGCCTGTTTTGCAAACGTGGTTTGCGCCCGTGTTTTGCTGATGAACGTACTCCATGGGGAGTACTTGCTTTTTATGACCAAAAAACAAATCGATAGGAGGTAAAAAAATGAGTGGTTTTGACATTTTCTGGTTGTTTTTCATCTTAATGACGCTTCAGCCTCTTATGAGGCAGCGTTTTCTTGAAGCCGCAAGGCAACGCATGATTGAAAAAATCGAGAAGAAACGCAATTCCAGGGTTATTCTGCTGGTGCATCGTCAGGAGACCATGAGCTTTTTTGGATTTCCGGTGATGCGCTACATTGACATCAACGACTCTGAACAGGTAATCCGTGCCATTCACATGACAGACCCAGATGTCCCTATTGACATTATCCTTCACACCCCGGGAGGCTTGGTGCTTGCGGCCCTTCAAATCGCTAAGGCCTTGAAACGCCATAAGGCCAAAACCACGGCCTTTGTGCCTCACTATGCCATGAGCGGAGGGACCCTTATAGCTCTCGCCGCAGATGAGATTGTCATGGACGAACACGCGGTGCTCGGGCCTGTTGACCCGCAGCTCGGCCAGTATCCAGCAGCTTCTATCGTCAAAGTAGCCAAGGAAAAACCTATTGATAAAGTTGACGACCAGACCTTGATTTTGGCAGACGTTTCAGAAAAGGCCCTTAGACAAATGAAAGAGCAGTTAAAAGAACTGCTTTCTGGTAAGTATCCTGATAGCAAGATAGAAGAATTGGCTGAAATCATGTCTCAGGGCCGCTGGACGCACGATTATCCTATTACTTTTGAAGAGGCCAAAAAGCTGGGGCTTCCTGTGCGCACGGACATGCCCGTAGAAATCTATCAACTCATGAATCTCTTTCCGCAACCCCTCAGACAGCAGCCCTCGGTGATGTATGATCCCTCACCGCGTCGCACCAGCGGACGAGAAAACCTAGGCTTTGGAAAGAACTTAGCTTAGAAATAAAAAAGCCCCGCTTAAGCGGGGCTTTTTTTATTTTTTTTAGGACAACCTGCCCTAGGTTTTTAGCAGCTTCAACCACTGCCGCAATTGCGCATATCGCATGCGGCAAAATCCATGGCCGTTGCTTCGCGGACTTCGTCGATCTTGATCTTCATGATTACATTGTGCCCAGCAGCAGGATGGTTGAAATCAGCAATGACCTTGCCGTTTTTCTTTTCAAGCACAAGAAACATAAGCTGACGCCCGGTAGGGGTAACTTCCTGGTAATACTCCCCTTCTTTTACCTGGTCGGGATTCTTGAGCTGATCAAGTGAGATTTCTTGCACAAGGCTTTTGTCATAAGGGCCATATGCTTGCTCAGGGGGAATAGTTACCGTAAGTTCGTCGCCTTCTTTAGCTCCGGTGATGGCCTGTTCGATAAGGGGCATCAGGGGATCACGACCATAGAGAAAGCTAACACGCATGGGCCTTGAAAACCAAGGCGGAGTTTCTTTGCCCTCGATTTCAAGCTGATAACTCAAGGTTATCACCTTGTTGGGCATTACTTTCTTGTCGTCCATAATCATTCCTCCAAAAGAAATATTCGTAATTAAAGAAGTATACAAAAAAACTAAGCTTTGGTCAAAAAATTTTTCTGAAAATTTTAATCAAATATTTTTCTTGCCGAAAAGTAAATAAAAAAATCAGGCCAAGGAGGGCACTATGGTAAATGGAATTAACCAGGATGTAAAGCTCGCGTATCAAGTACAAAACCAAACTAAAACCCAAACCCAAGAGAAAAACCAAATAAGTACTAAGCCACAAAATCGCATTCAGAGCCAGGACCCCGCTACCTCTCCACTTCAAACTCAAACGCAAGTAAAAAATCAAATCCAAGACCAAGTCACGATTCAAAACAAAATTTTGCAACAAAGTCAGTTCCAAACAGAGCAAAAAGTTGCTGAAAAACTGCCTAAGCCCCCTGCTGTTAGTGACACAGGCGACATAGCCACTTCCGAGCTAAACGGTCTTTTTCGGGTGTTTTTGGGAGATATAAACCGCATTTTCCACAAGGCTTTAAGCCTGCT
Protein-coding sequences here:
- a CDS encoding TIGR01777 family oxidoreductase, giving the protein MEVFIAGGTGFVGPYLARALLERGFKVKVLVRRPEKALVVPQGVSLSYGNPTVAGDWLHDCAKADVVINLVGTNIFARWTKAYKELIRESRLSATKNIVSVLSKGQTLLNASAVGYYGADRGEEEITEESAPGKDFLAKVCQEWEEMAFSATQKGVRVCTLRFGIILGQKGGALSKMLLPFKLGLGGPIGKGNQWFPWIHIEDVARGSIFLIKDKKLSGPFNFVAPQIVRNKEFAKTLARVLKRPAVMSVPPKMLEMIFGELAMLLTGGVKARPKRLLDAGYKFSFPELYPALQDLLKKKLFRR
- a CDS encoding ATP-dependent 6-phosphofructokinase — translated: MECQFEMLEEMIEDDTEFTIETLGPCKVDNPLKKEPICYVTDDMKVALKISEGYLKKCLEEGKLPPTVELAGPRPKIYFDPAKTRAAIVTCGGLCPGINDVIRSIVLTLYFSYGVRHIFGIRYGLQGFIPKYGHDVMYLTPDVVSNIHELGGTILGTSRGHQPIDEIVDALERLNVQILFMIGGDGTFRAASLIKEEIDRRGLKIAVVAVPKTIDNDIYLTSKTFGFDTAVEMACQAIRCAHTEAIAVPNGVGLVKVMGRYAGFIAAAATLARKEVNFCLIPEDDFDLEPPNGLLSALEARLEARKHAVIVVAEGAGQKYVRPDPPEYDASGNLKLGDIGKFLKDKIKEHFTQKGQEIYIRYIDPSYIVRSVPAIVDDRIYCGFLGQYATHAAMAGKTGLMVSYLNDRYIHVPLSAAVKKRKQVDLRSRFWQSVLESTGQPPLKN
- a CDS encoding mannose-1-phosphate guanylyltransferase/mannose-6-phosphate isomerase, coding for MKAIILAGGSGTRLWPLSRKDYPKQFLKLNGERSLLRQTFDRLLTFLRPEDILILTCEDYKFHVKEHLSDTNGYHLLCEPLGRNTGPAIAYGFKYACEVLGFDPQEAFLICPSDHLIEPVETFASTVQAAEKIAQENYLVTFGISPKRPETGYGYIKQGEPLCKNKECFAYKVARFTEKPDLETAKSYLAEGGYYWNAGIFLFTPETFAKELSKCAPDIYGLYEKGFAAMGKEFAQMPDISIDYALMEKSTQVAVVPLDVYWNDIGSWDALFDVLQKDEHGNAKTGRVISIETQNSMILGQKRLIATIGIEDHLVVETPDAILIVKRGDAQKVSQLVKSLREEGYPEALEHVTTYRPWGSYTVLEAGPRYKIKRIVVKPGERLSLQMHYHRSEHWVVVRGTAKVQIGDEEMFLHENESIFVPKSTKHRLENPGKIPLEIIEVQNGEYLGEDDIVRFDDIYGRSKK
- a CDS encoding permease, whose protein sequence is MTITEFVATFATNFFHILASIAPYFLVGLLIAGLIKALIPQEKLATHLGASKVSAIFKAAALGVPLPLCSCSVLPVALSLARHGAGLPATVAFLVATPQTSIDALFITFGLFGLPFAVSYALAALTAGIAAGFISFLVIRDKKISLVPEDLSPCCAQNRSSPLREALHYSFGDLMAELARPLAIGLILAALLVTILPPGYLGQKVSPGFWQYLAMLLTGVPLYMCSTGSLPLAYSFYLQGFSPGSLLVFLMSGPATNVASLVIIRKIFGTKTFAVYALSLIGFSIIAGIILDFLWQEGSFVFKPPVDRGAHLSVLNVLAAAVLGTLIIMHLLKSYFRRAKTCTCKS
- a CDS encoding RNA ligase; translation: MLVEELERQKKLLEEVYKANRRLRKVPFEDLAKAHEQGKLLFIEGLKKPAFRFKREFRGFLAGTVVGPHFFMPGFPSIPRVFVLETGIPRYLRGPFYAEEKIEGYNVRLAKVFGEIKAFTRRGYVCPFATDRYLDFLPRLPEFFEKYPQLVVCCEVAGPENPFVSEWPPYVKEDVLFFVFDLFDLEKETFLPPEEKYKLLQAYEFRTPEINGPYQPDDISSLKKLILHYDEEGREGIVIKPASLRYGRVIKYVTSASNVSDLRVAFPYIGELDASYIVHRLVRIAITRWELGQPFDEAFSKELGSALFGEIKKLLDGVSQGEPVEEVFRVRLKHKEALHALLAHFRTAQVRIEIRREEWKDGYLHVEFAKIYPRATSFWAGKLQGLAQID
- a CDS encoding nucleotidyltransferase family protein; protein product: MKKNSKTLNELIQILSQHKKELKNRYRIKKLKIFGSYVEGKQTEKSDLDLVVQFYETPTLIELVKIEEELSELLGVKVDLLTEKSISPFIKPHIRKVEVVT